The genomic stretch CCTTGGAAAAGGCGCACCTCATCAGAAGACAATagtgttttcatttattatgtTGGGAGGAAATGGGAGACTACAAGTCCCAGAATTCCACTCACTCTCTGTAGTTCAGTCATGGTCTTCTCTTCCTGCGTCTGTCTGAGGGTGAGGGAGAGCAGAGCATCAAGAATGGACTGTTTTGGGTGCATCCCTTTATCATAACGATTATACATCCTGCACCAgaacctacacacacaaaaacatacacacacacaccagaataGTAAGATTAACAGATCTGTGTGACAGAGGCCTAATCTGCTGCTGACGCTAATGTTGAGttatacactcacactgcagcagctgcatgtgtgtgtttgtgttaatgtTTAAACGTGTTTAAAGCAGAGGTAAACACTGATTTTGAGAGcatctgttttatatttgaaacCCAGCAACAGGGTACTTGCATGAGGAGGTTGAAGCACATACTTGCATTTAAAatagagagtttgtgtgtgtgtatccagtTAAATGTATCAAAACAAGAAATTATACCTGGGGTGTCAGAAACTTtcaacagcagtgtgtgtgtgtgtgtgtgtgtgtgtgtgtgtgtgtgtgcatgcatgtgtacTTGAAGTGCAGCGGCAATGTGCTGGGTCTCAGGACGCTGTTGTGTGAAGAGCGTTTGTAGAGAGGATTACGGTATTTATCCTGATGCTGCAGCAAATATGGCCAAAGAGAAAATGTTCTCTCTTTAAgtctgtgaaaacacacatcATTAAAGAGACAGATCAGAAAACAATTCATATCCCTCCCCAGTGTACACCAAATACAGTCCATCAGGCAGAGGACCACAACACCAccatcattttatttacaacGAAGGGtaggggcaattctaaagtctctgcacttgatatCAGAatcggagcagaatcagaacagcttgtttcatCCCTTGTTTTCCAACTGGGTGTGCTTGCCGCTCACCTGAtctcctgtctttctctctggcaGTTTCCAATGAAGTTTCCATACTGACATGCATAAACATGATCGTGAATGTCCAGCAGGAAGCATTCATTAAACTGAAAAGCACAAGGAAACTGTTCGGACAGCtgccacacacactccacaaactgGGTAAACACCGGGGACACCTCTTTAGGATCACCTTCCAGATGACCACacctggaaaacacacacaaacgcacacagaGTAGATTAAAgcccccttttttctttttggtaaaatgctaaacttgggtgttatgtaaaatatttagtttaaataaaaacacaaaagataaatatgataaatctctcctTAATACTTATACGTACCAGTCGTTCGCCAACCGTAAGCATGCATGTATTAAGTCTGAGTGCAGCACTCGGTGGGCATGTATAACAGTGACAGCGAAGATAACAGTTGCACTGGGCCAGTGTGTAGAGCAGAGTAGCAGTGGTGAAGGCAGTACAGGGAAAGGGTAAGGGTAGCAGCGGGGGGAAAACCAATTTGGAGACAGACTAGACTAAATATGTCCGTAGGTTTGTACATGAACAATCCTGTGCCATTTTATTGTGAATTTTTACAAAATGACAACCGCAGCTCAGAATAAAAACCCAGAAAAAAACGCAGCGACTTTTCTGACGAGGCTGtgtgttgctatggtaacaTAAAACAGCATTCTGTTCTTCAGTGATAGAAAACTGTTAGTCATACACAGTCATTAAAATATTGGACCACGCCCACACCATTCTAAGAGAGCTCTGAGGAGCATATTTTGGTGATatttgaggagagatttatcatatttttgttttgtgtttttttaaaacccCATGTTTAAacttatacaaaaaaaaatctaaatttcaaaatgagttcccaggggctttaaagcaacactatatCTAAGATTTTATATTCTTGCTCCTGGGCAGcccctacagttgcagggtgtactgtcctgaaatcaagatggagggtgagggagagagggttGTTTCTTACCTCTCTCCAAAAACtatatatagtgcagtttctgcagtgctgagctcagagtagcaatgacagacactatattctccctattacagctcaaaTGGAggatcacaattattttgaagctataattttaagtaaaaatattacctagtgctgctttaaacaCAAGATATGATTATGATTAAAGCCTTGTCACCTGTGATTGAATTTGTGTCCAAAGGAAATCCACTCTCTCTCAATCAGAacctgaaagagaaagaggaaaaaaatgaaataaattagaGCCAAGGCACTTTTATTAGTAATTTTAAAGCCACAGTccatgtgttatatatatatatatattatatatatatatatatatatatatatatatatatatataaataaaacacatggactgtgtatatatatatatatatatatatatatatatatatatatatacacacacacacacacacacattgatctTACAGATTCGCTATGGAGTAAGCACTTATGaacatataatatttatataacgTTAGAAATACTTTTGATCCAAACTATGAGCTGGTGTCAGACTGCAGAACAATTGTGGGTGGTATGAACATGGCAATGTAAGCAATACAAAAGCTTTTGGGGATGGCAGCTGCATGGCATTTCAGGAATCTTGCTCATCCTGCAGTGATTTTATTGTTGTCTGGATGCTAAAAGTACATCACTGAGGAAACAGTCATCTCTTTGAGACGCTCTTCCATTCCTATTAGGGCTTTAGAGGCTGGATGTCCTTAAGGAAGGGTCTATATCAAGGGAAGTGTATATAGTAAATATATTGCTCAGTCTGGTTGGTTCTGTGGCAGACCTAATATAACGCATGCCAAATTTAGCACCGGGCACTCAAAGTCCAACAGAAGAATACTGcagaaaaattaatttaaaaatctcTCAAGCAACCAAGAGACGTTCATCACCGCACAGACAAACAATGGTCTGAAAGAGGACAATGAGCAGAGAATGGCTTTaaagtttacatttgttttaaatctcTTACTACTCTTACTTACTGTTTATGTAATTTAACCTTAAATAATTACAGACATGTAAAGTAAGTTTCTCATGCAAactcattttgtgtgtgtgtgtgtgtgtgtgtgtgtgtgtgtgtgtgtgtgtgtgctcaccaTGAGTCCTTTGATGGTTCTGTAGTATGGGTCGAGCAGGATGGAAGCCAGAGAACAAACCTGAGCTGTTCGATCCCAGCCATCAGAACAGTGCACCAATACACTTGCTCCTTCATCTCCTACTGCCtatcatacacacagacacacatctgATGTATActatttgtagacaccccttaccCCTTCATTTCCTCTACTTTAGGCTGTACCCATTGTGGATACTGTGTGAATCtcagaagaaaaacaagaaatgaaatgtaaagCTCTGGCACAGCTACACATAAGCCTAAGGACCCCAAGCCCAATGCAAAGCGTGGACTAGAGGGGTATACCTGTATAAGCATGAAAATACATACCTTGGCTAGAAAGAACCCAGCATCCATCACAGCTTTAATGTGCCTCAGCCAGCCGGAGTTCTCCAGCCCGGTCAGATAATCACTCATTGTGAGAGACTTCTgagcacacactgaccacagataAACACAGATATGTTCATTTAAACCCAACACAATACATAGATTCATAATGTGAAATCATTtattatcacattttacagaaaGAGCCCTaccaaatttttatttttagctaATCTCGGAACAACAACATAAACACTACTAAAAGAAAT from Hoplias malabaricus isolate fHopMal1 chromosome 2, fHopMal1.hap1, whole genome shotgun sequence encodes the following:
- the mtmr8 gene encoding myotubularin-related protein 8 isoform X3 — protein: MTNDFSRMGLPNELWEISDINSNYELCSTYPSILGLPKSASVATVTGSAKFRSRSRLPALSYFHKDTKAAICRCSQPLSGLSSRCIEDEQMLQAICEANPNCPFIYVVDTRPKLNAMANRAAGKGYENEDNYANIRFQFQGIENIHVMRSSLQKLLELCAQKSLTMSDYLTGLENSGWLRHIKAVMDAGFFLAKAVGDEGASVLVHCSDGWDRTAQVCSLASILLDPYYRTIKGLMVLIEREWISFGHKFNHRCGHLEGDPKEVSPVFTQFVECVWQLSEQFPCAFQFNECFLLDIHDHVYACQYGNFIGNCQRERQEIRLKERTFSLWPYLLQHQDKYRNPLYKRSSHNSVLRPSTLPLHFKFWCRMYNRYDKGMHPKQSILDALLSLTLRQTQEEKTMTELQRQLAVADGVLPCPDEPISSSPAHNQRPGKTPILYDQSNGHCGVLTNGNGAEEDQANQDEAEDKQEGGSDRPVSMEMQNFRGEAQESS